TCCAGAAGTTCGGCGCTCAATGAACGCTATTTCGAACGTGAACCTAGTCCAGGACCGGGTCAGGGATCGAGTCCGGGTCAGGCGAAGTCGCGTTCCAAGTCACTGGATGACCTGCTCGCCGGGGATATTGTTCCCGTGCCAACGGATTGCGATTCCCAGGAGCCGTTGCACACACTGGGTCTCTCGGAGAGTCGCCTGAACGATCGGTATCACTCGGCGGAGCGGCTGGCTCCAGTCGGCAAGGACACGGGTCCTCGTTACCAGAAGTCCCAGCACGCAGGACGCCGATCCCATGCTGCCTCCCATGGCTCGCACTCCAGTAAATATGCGGACAAGGCCGAGTACGCCACCAGGTCCTCGGCCATGTCCGATACGAGTGAGGCTCCATCCTTGGCTTCCCATGTGAGGAGGGTAAGGGTCCCATCGCAGGCATCAGATGTGGATCAGTTCCTGGACGATCTGTTTAGTCCAGTGCTGGATGGTTCCTTGGATGAGCTGTCTGATGCCAGATCCTTGGCAGCGAGTATCCGAGGAGGCAGCTATGAGCTAGAAAATGAAGCGGAATCGGAGATTGATGACTTGGATGACTACATCAACGATATATTCCAACCGATACCACTGGTCCAGAACTTGGAGAAGCTGGCCAGCAAGGATCAGTTGGCGGCTATCATCAAGGGTGGAGGAGCGGCCAGTAAACCCGAGGAGAGGGATGAGGAATCGGAAATCGAGGATCTAGATGACTACATTAATGAGCTCTTTAAACCTATTCCAGTGGCCGAGGGATTAGACAAACTGACCAGCAAGGAGCACTTAGCTGTTAGCATCCGTGGAGGCGGCAGCACGGACAGTAATGGAGCCGATCCGCTGCTCCACCAGCTGATGCAGCTGCCTGGCGAGACGGAGTCAGGTCCAGCTCTGTatcagcagcaggtgcagcgCGCCTTCCTGCAGTCTGCAATGGCCCAGAACCTGCAGATCCAGCAGCAACTTCTCGCCCAGAATCAAGCTCTGCAGACGCTGCTTAGTCAGcaggcggcagcggcggcggccaaTAACTCCACCTCGCCGCCACCAGCTCCTCCTATCTTGAGTAGTCTGTCCATctcgccaccgccaccgcaaTCCCCAATGCGCATGAAGGCCACCCGGAGTAGTTTGGTAGTGATGGAGTCATtgcaaccaccaccaccacctccaccgccgccaatgccgccgccgctggaGTGCAAAGATCCCTCGGAGACGCGACACTTCTTGGATCCCTACGGCAGGGCCAAGACCGTGCGGATTGGCAAGTGGCGCTGGCCACCGCCCCAGGATGAGCCCCAGTTCCAGACCGAGGAGGATTTCTTCGCCTTCAAGATGCGGCAGCACCAGCGCAAGACAACGCCACAGGCTCAGCATCATCAGATGACCAGCAATGGAGGTATGATGGAGTCGGGCCCTGGAGCACGTGGTGCCTCGGCCACGGCCATCGAGTGGGAGGAGTTTGAGATCGAGAGTCCAACTCCGCCGCCCATGAGTGGTCAGCTAATGAGGAGCAGCATCCGACTGGAGACGACCACGACGACAACCACATCGGCGGTGAATAGCAGGGACAGAGACCGCGAATCCCAGGATGCGGGACAACCGATGCAAAGTGTGGTCACCAccaagctggccaagaagagCTTCGAGATCGGAGCAGATCGTCCGCCGCCGGGCAGTGTGGGTAAGCTCAAGCTTAGTTCCGAGATGCGTCAGCGGTTGGAGCAAGTAACTGCTGGCCATTCGGTGAGATCAACCGTTTCCACCAAGTCGGAGCAAAGAGCTCCGGCCAAACTGGAGGACACACGGAAGCTtatgttgcagcagcagctgggtGGACTCTTTGCCAGCGTGTCTGGTGGAAATTCCGGCCCTGGTGGAGTAGTCGATTCCCATGCAACGGTGCGCACACAGATCGAGAGAATGGAGGGCAAACTATCGCCACCACCAGCCCCGCCTTCGGGTGGCTGGCCTGGAGTGCTACTGCCACCGGCTCCAAGTGTGCCGGCTCCGCCGCCACCCATCAGACCGCCAAGCATGGCGCCACCTGCTCCGCCGCCAGCTCCGCAAAGTCCGCCGACGGCTAGGAGTCCGGAACCGGAGCCCGACTATCGCACCTCGAGTAGTCAGGTGGTTAAAGAGCATGTGCCCGCCTTTATTCAGCGCCAGGAGCGCGACACATTCGGTGCAGTGCGTCAGCAGCAGATGATCAGCAGTCACCACCTGCATCTGGAGGACCACTCGGCTTCCTCCTCACCGGCGGTGGCTGCGTGGGAGCAGGCGGAACGGGAAAGATCCCGCAGCCGAAGCAGAAGTCGCGATCGTGAGGATTACTCGGAGTCGGTGTGGGATCGGGCGGAAGTGGAGGGACCCGCCTCCGGAAGTGGTAGTGAAAAGGAACGAGAGAAACGGGAGCGTGAACGCGAGCGTCTCTATGAGATTCGCCAAGTGGAAAGGGAGCGGGAAAGCCATAAGGTCTACCAGCCGGCGCCGCCTCGTGTGATCCAGGCTAGCATGGACACCACCGGTGGCCATCGCAGGGAGGACCGCACCGGCGGATTGGCCACTTTCCGGACCCACATGGCCCAGAAGTACGAGCACGAGCGGAAGCGCAAGAGCTCGGCCAGCTCCGGAATGCGCGAGGAGCTGGACTCGATGCACATGACCACGCCGCCGCCCGTTATTGTGCCGGCTCCGGTGCCACCGCCTTCGTCGACCAGCCCGGGATTGGCTGTGGTCTCTGGCGTTCTGATGGGATCGGGATCCGGGGGCAGCACAGCATGCCTGACCTACAACCGGGTGCCGTGGAAGTTGCGCGTGCGCAAGGAGGTCTTCCAGCCACACGAACCCATCGGTCCACCGGTGGCGCTGGACTTGCTCTTTGCCCAGGTGCTGGGCGACGTTTTCGGGGTGACTCCCTGCCTGCGGATTACGCCGCAGGAGAAGAGCTCCGCCCTGAACATGCTGCACGGGCATGGCGTGAGTGTGGACACGCTCTCCAATCGAAACGGATCGGGAGCCGGCGCCGGAGGAAATGGAGGACAGGTGCGTGCCCTGGTCAAGCGGCATCTGGTGGACATGGCTCGCGATTGGCCGCTGTATTTCGCTCGACTGTTCGCCGTACAAGGAGCGCCGCTCTATCCGGATGTTAGCATCATGGGCGTCTCGCACAGTGGACTCTATCTGGCTCGTCGGGATGCCGACTACCTGATCGTGGTGCAGGCCATCTCCTTTGGCGAAATCCAGAGTGCAGTCACCCTGCCGCGTCCTGCTGCACTGCAGCTCAATCTGAGGAATGGAAAGCACCTGGCACTCCATGCAGCCCGCGCCGCCGCCATCCAGTCGATGGTCACCACTTTTGTCCAGGAGTTCCGCAAGGTGAGTGCTATTTATTTGACAAATGTTTTAGGGAGTATTTTATTACTTATGATTATTTAATCTTATACATCTGCAagtttttttagtttatattattattattttttttttgccaaccaaaagtatgctataaatatttcttaagcATTCAAAGCTCACTAGACAAGCTTGgaattacatatatatgctaATATAATTGCCTTTTAGATCGAAGACAGCTGCAATATGTTTCAATatcacataaatatatattttgcacaTATTTAagttctatttttatttgctaattaatttcaaaaaaaatgttgacattgatatttatttataaatcacaaaaatcaCGTCTTGCACCAATTGCAATTTTTGGCAtagcaattattttgtataccAATCGTTTTGCTTGCCACTTTACTTCAcgtaaatacaaaaataattgcattaattgcGTGAATAATTGCTGGCATCGGTCATTATAACGTGGCCTTAATGAAACTGCTAATGTTTTTACGGCCACAAGATAATAATATGGCAGCTGGGCAATTTCAAAGTGTTATTTTCATATCGCGCAGACAAAAGCTGTGATATCACCTCAAGCATAAAATCGATTGACTTTGCTGATCAGTATCAGTATATTTTACCTCTAAATGTTATAGTTTATTGAGTATCCACATCTAATAGTGATAAGGATTGATAGCTACAATTATTGGTGGTGTGATATCGTTTTAAGCCAAGTTATGAAGAAAACCCCTTTTGTAAATATCCAATTTTTggcaatgtttttattttgattttttttggtaaaaatGATTCACTATTTCTTCAATTGCAACCAAAATAGTTGTCCAAaagtggaatgtcatacctcgttgaattcgtaacaaaattcccCATCGAACTGTATTCTCACCttgaaacttttatttttgactattttttgcaaattttgatgatggtacttatcaaaaatgcgaaaatttgttaaaatttttatttttgtgaatCATAAAAATAGTGAAAGGGATAGTTAGCTATGCTTGTTAGCAGCACAAAACAGTCTTTATTTTAGCTGTGCcaccttttttggccaagttatggagaaaaccccgttcgtaaatattcaaattttggcaatattattatttgttttttttcccctttacaaatattttgttttttcatttggcaAGAAGTTTACGGAGCTCGTTGTGCAAGTAGATATTGtagaaattgtaaaatataataatatattattataatatattatattataacaaCGTCTAATGAAGTCTAGAGGCTTAACAGCAGGTATTGTTGTCATTGGTCTTCTGCCGATCCTTGCCAGCTAATTTGATTGGTTCATCTGGTGGGTCTTCAGTGTCCTCCTCCGCTTCCTGCCCAGCTGGCAAGCGGTTTGGGGTGCAAAGCACAAGACGATTGTATATGCCAACTGACAACGTGTTGAATACGTCATTTACATTCGCTCCACTCTTGGCGGAAACCTCATGAAAGCCGATTGCCCGAAGATTGGCATAGTTGAAACCCTGCTCCAAGCGCACCTGGCGATTATCCAGATCATCACATTTGTTGCCCACCAGCAGGACGTTCACCGACTCCGGACACATGCGGTGTATCTCCTCCAGCCAGCCATCGATGCTTCGGAAACTTTTGGACGACGTTATGTCGTAGACGAGCAATATGCCAGTGGCACCGCGATAATAGGACGGCAGCAGCGACTTGAAGCGCTCGTCGCCGGCGGTGTCCCAGATCTGCAGCATCACCATCCGACCGGTCACCTCCACGCTGCGCACCCTGAAATCTATGCCCACCGTGCACACGTATTTTTCGGTGAATCGGTCATCCGAGAAACGCATCAGCAGGCAGGATTTGCCCACGCCGCAGTCACCCAGGACGAGGATCTTGAACAAATAGTCGTAGTTTCTCATCGTCAATTCCGTTTGGTTTAATATGTACAACGATTCGATTGAAGTGACAATTGTAGCTTAGCTTGTTCTGGGcttctgattttttttctgggAATGAATGTttcaacaaaatgttttaaagtaaaaaaaattttaggGGTAGAGCTATGTTTTATGCTGCTGCACAAAACAGTCTTAATTTTAGCGGTGATatcatttttagccaagttatggaAAAAACCTCGTCTGTAAATATCAGATTTttggcaatattttttttagtaaaaTATAATCGCTATTTCTtcgattgcaattaaaatagttgaccaaaagtggaatgtcatacctcgttgaattcaTAACAAAATTCCCTATCGACCTGTATTCCAAGTTGgaaatcaacattttttgctattttttgcaaattttgatgatggtaccccttataaaaaatgcgaaaatttgttaaaatttttatttttgggaatCATGAAAATAGTGATTATTAGCAGCACAAAACAGTCTTTATTTTAGCTGTGCCACCTTTTTAAgccaagttatggagaaaaccccgtttgtaaatattcaaattttagcaatattattattttgtttttttgggtaaaaaataatcagtattttctcaatagcaataaaaataattgcccGAAAAGGAattgtcatacctcgttgaattcgtaacaaaattcccTATCGACCTGTATTCCAAGTtggaaatcaaaattttttgctttttttgcaaattttgatgatggtaccccttatcaaaattgcaaaaatttgcaaaaaattttatttttggaaatcatgaaaatagtgatagggatagttagctCTATTGATAAGCTGCTGAAAATAGTCTTTCATTTTGCTCTGCGACGTTTTTTAGTCAAGCTGTGATGAAAACTCCTCTCGTAAATGTCGCATTTTGGCAATACCCCTTATTTTCCGTCCAAAAGTATTCAGTTTTAGTCGGCTTAGTCAGTGTATCCTTGATCTTGTGTCTTTGCTATAGAAACATTGATATATTGGAGGCCTGTTTCTTGGAAGCTACCTGGCTTGGTTTTCTTTTCGGCGCCTTGAAGCTCAGTGGGTCTCAGTGGCTCCAGCGAGATTCCAGCGCCATATAAGCACCATCTGCGCATGGTTGATATTCATAGTTGGCGCACGTCCATCACTCGAATGGAGCTTCAGGTGTAGTgcttacttttattttctctttttgtttgaCACTTGCAACGGGTATGCACTTTTCGCCAATCAAAGTTGAAGGAGATGTTGGTAAAGAGTTTTCAAAttgcattataaatatttgatgaaATCATTAATTACGCTTATCAGCGAAACGTTTATTCAAAGTGAAAtttgtgtacatttttattaatagaaaaacaaatttataaattaaaagccCATTTAGTTATtctaaaatgcaaaaaatggtAAGTTAGTTTGCATAGTTAGGAACTAAACTTTCTTTAATCATACTACCCCAGGGTATTTCCGCTACGCGTTGTGGATTCAGATTTTGTTTGatcaacaaaatgttttccattttcccccacATTTCTCCCCTTTTTCCTCTTCAGCTCTTTGCCGTTTGAAGTTGTTTCttaattcaattcattttatGCGTGAAAACTCGTTAAACGCCAAAGCTGCCCAGTCAGACTGACCCATCTGACCAATCGGAGTGGCAGATGTGGAGAGGAGTTTGGAGTGGCCAAAGAGCAGTCGGAACAGTTAGCTCAGCAGGGGGAATGGGAATCGCAGCCGGAGAAAGACTTTCCCGCTCTTTCTCCGGAGGGGCTTTACGCTCGGCTTGGCCAAGAGTCGCGAGAGCCAAGAGATTTCGGTTTTCACTCCGCTCAGTTGGTCTTCTTGGTCTTGGTTTTAACTTGGCTTAAAGCCGCTCTGCGGCTCTGCCACTCTGCTCTGCTCTCTGTTCTGCTCGGCTGCGAGTGAAATGGCCAGTTGGCTCTTTTCCATTTTGACCAGATTGCGTTGGCCAGTTTCAGCCAAgacagttttcagttttaagcTTTTAGTTTTCAGTCGTTAGTTGTTACGAATGTGCGGTAACGGCACCACGCAGCGCGCTCTCGTATCGAAttcttttggcctttttgccGCCTTTGAATTGACCAAGTTTAAGCTTCGATAGCTTCatctttttgtgttttttatttttttatttgtgctcTGTTGTGCTAAAATGCTTTTCCCATGGGCCAATACAAAACAAAGCTGGCCCGGACTGACCCAGAAAATAGCGTAAACAAATGTATGATGACAAATCAAGTGGTTTCGATTGAATGGCCATAACCGGACCACAGATAAGCCACCACCGAACTTTTGTGGGAGCAGTTCGAAAAAGTCTCAAAAAGATAACAGCCAATCCGTTTGGAGAAAAGCACTTTCCATTACCATTTTCCAAGAAGTTTGTTTTCTAACAGTTAGCGAACTGTTGCTAAAAAGTCAGTGAAATCGGATGAGTAAAGCAGGCTCATTGATTGCTGATAATTATTTGTGATATACGATAATTATTGTTTAGATCCTTCTAAACAAAGCATCTGCTTTGTTTTAACCATAATAAAAACACTTTCAATTTGGcgaatatattattaaatccACTTCTAATCACCATTCGATTTAATTAGTTGCCAAATCATATTATACACATGTAATTTATACTGAGGCAGTGTAgtaatatcaaaatattggATGACTGGATCGAAATGCACTCGCATTGTCCATCCCATGGCTTGTTATTATAATGGTTACTTCATTCCGATCGTAgattggcaaacaatttgcccAACCATCCGTGCTGGCTGAAAAACGCGCAACTCAGCATTGATTCCAATTATATGGCCATATTTTCGAACTGCTCTTACAGAGATAactcatttatatatatatatatatatatatatataaataaacagagGCGACGATCGGCGGATTTTCGCCAGTCCATCAAGTGGAAAGACAAactgcaaatggcaaattaaaataaattgaggCAGAAAAGcgtaaaaaaataacaagaaaaagtAACAAATACGGCACGCATTTAACTGCATTGCCAATTTGCACACATCGaataagaaaatacaaatagaaataaataaaaatgaaataaaaactacAACCAATAGCTGGAAAAATCGCGTATACGTATGGCTTGATGTGTGTGTCCGACCATCGAATCCAATCCATTCAACACTCATTGTGCGGGAACCGCTGGCCGCTGCGgttcgcttttcatttttcgccGTTCGACGTCCGCGTTTTCCTcgacttgttgttgctgtttctgtttttcttgtttttgttttttttttgtttgtttgcacgAACCGAACCGCTGTGCAAACAATATATTTGAGCATTCGCCATGGTGCAATATAGAGCCTGCAGGCCGTCCATCACAATGCATTAACTTTCACTGAGACGGCGGCCTTATGGCAATGGTCGTGACTGTAGTCGTCACCTGATCCTGAACCTAGGAGCTCGCAGCTCGGAGCCAAGCGCTTGCCAAGGATGTCGCAGAGCGTGCGGGCCAGCAAGTCCTCCTCCTGCCAGGCGGTGCAACTGACCTCCGGCGGCGGGAGTGCGCCCCACAAGTTCAGCAGCATTGTCAACAAGGTGGAGTCGCTGATTAGCAAAATGCACCACGACAAGGTCAACAACTTtaagttgctgcagcagcagggtcagcagcaggatcaggatcCGAACCGAGAGAGGGATAGGGATGGGGATCGAGGAGCTCAAGATGATGGCGAACAGGAGTGCAAATGCGCCTCCTTGGACTCCCTGAACAACCTGACGGATGAGGAGCACGAGATGCTCTATACGGACTCGGATGATGCGGAAATAGCCCACATCACGGGCACCACAGCGGCCCAGGTGCACCATGCCCAAATTCAGATGCAGTcgctccaccagcagcagcagcaacagcagcacatCCGACGCAGTGATCTCGACCAGCTGACCAATGAGAGTATTCGGGAGCTGAATGAACAGTGCTGCGTCTCGATGGGAATGCACGAGGCTGGCGGGGATCTGTGTGGATCCGGCTCAGGCGGGGATCTCGGAATGGCCAACGACAATGCCTGGAGCGTTGAGGAGGACATCGTGTACAAGTGCTGCACCACCGCCACACTCACATCCAACTCCTCCGCCGGCAGTCTGTGCGAGCAGTGCTGTCTGGAGGAGCAGCTCAACTTCAAGATGCAAATGAGCCAAAGAGAtgacaataacaacaacgagGAGCAGGATATGCCACACATGGAGTCACATCCCACCTCCAGTTCCAGCTGCTCTCCAGCTCCGGCTTCTGTACCAGCctctgctccagctcctgggcctgctcctgctccttctcccATCACCACCtccaatttgattgcctttcAAGGCGGAAACAATCCGTTGGCATCTACGGCCCTGCTAATCCCGGGTGGAAACAAGACGCGGCGGGTCAGCAATGCCAGTAGTGGATCCGTCAGTCGCATGGAGACCATTCTTGAGGAGCCAACGGAGTCGAAGATCTCGGTCAAGGAGATCCTGGCGCGATTCGAGACCATGAACTCCAATGAGGTAACATTTTTAGGGATTTATTCTGGTGCTTTTAATACTAAAAGTCAGGGAAATGTCTTTCACAATTTTTCGAAATCTATTTCatctatatttttatttatcaaacCGTTTAAACTGTATCGATTATACACAATTTTTCCACCAATTTCGGaagtaaaaacaaatgagAAGTTAATCAAATATGAACGCTTTTCAGCGGCCCACcaaaaagtcaaaaaaaaaaagaccaCAAATCATGGGCCCGTTTTCAAAGCTTCGGTTATGGAGGTAATCGGGGTGTGAGATGAATGATCGTGGTGCTCAAGTCTAACGGTGTTATTAAGTCGACACATAATCGCATTATTAGCGTGGCCAGACACTCCGTCTTGGTCCGTCTGTCTGTTCGTCCAAACAAAACCGTCGAAAGCCCACCAACCCATCAGCCCACTGAGCAGTCTCTTACATCACGAACCTCATTGCTGGGCAACCTGGTTGGTGGTTGGTGGGCTAATTAGCGGGTAAAGTGGTGATCTCGGGTCTCGATTATATAAGACTGAGTGATACAGTGAAGTCGGGGTCTCCACTTTACGGTAGCCTCTATGTCAACATTGTTAGTGGGCAACAAAGGAGTAGGGAAATCATCTTTTTCGGGCACTCATTGAATTTCCCAATGGATCAGCAGTCTGATCTTTCCTTTCCACTGGTTTCAGTTCTTCCAAATGATATTGAAGTTAGATCTGGAACTTTATGTACCTACTGGAAGTTCAAAGTTAGAAGATACTTTGTTAGATTTAGATACTGAATTATGGTTAATCTTAAGTATAGAGAATGTTACAAAGTCTCCTATTCACTAAACAGTGGTTTTAATGAATCCCCTGATTGTGTTTAATCGATCTTGTCCAGCTGGAAGAGGTTGAATTGAGTTGAGCACGGGGAATGGGTTGGGATGTGCGTATTGCACGTTCTAAATTCCCTGGCGAACTTTCTTGCCCCCGGAAAATGAGGAGCGTGCCGGATCAAAAAGATGCCATCACGTTTATAGTTCGGGTTCGATGACCACTCGGTGTGCGATCCATAAAAACACAAGATTAAAGACAATGAGAACTGCTGAATGGGATGGGTTGCTCGCTTgcttggatggatggatggatggatggtgaCCCACAAAGATGCAAGCTGTACGATAGTACAATATGGGTTATTATACTTCTATACGAGCGCCATGAAAAAAACCGCATTATAATCTAACcgtaatttgatttcaataatttaattacactcttttcgtgtgtgtgatgtttttttgttgttgcgtctTTATTGCTTTCGAGCTGCGCCAATagtaaattactttaatttctttcGACCATCCGCTGCAGTTTGGTCCGCCGTAAATCCATCCAAAACGGACGGACAACTGGcattaatttcgaatttttaattaactgaAGCTCaggcaaaacaaagaaataccGCGGCACACACGATGAAATTCGTATGAAATAACACAAAGCCAGCCAAGTCAGctagctggccaaaaagaaagttTTAGCGGTCACTTAGAAATTACAGTCCAAATTTAACTCTTGTTTTTGCCCACCATCACacgcgtgcgtgtgtgcgagtgctTTTTGCTGTGACTGTGCGAGAATTATCGCGCTGCAAGTCGAGTGCCACTGGTAACTGGAGCATCTAGAGTCCACCGATTCAGGCCATCTGACCCAGTTGGTAGCCGCCCGGTTCCAGTTCTAGTATGCTGCGATATAGTACCATACCCACATACCCATTTCTGCTGTTAACATAAGACTTGgccccgtttttttttgtttttggctgaCAGCTAACAGCTTCTCGATTGCATCCAGACAGCCAGACGAGTCGCCAAAAGCTTCTGGCCGGGATTAGGCACTTGGACGTGGGTGATCCGCGTCCCAAGGCGATCTCGATTGGTTGTCTGGCACTTAACGATGATTCCTGCTGAGCATGTTGGTGCACCCACGCCATTCTTCTTGGTGAAGAAATTGTGTGACTTGTAGATAGTTGATTTTGttgtccattttttttttggttaaataTGGTTAATAGTAATACCATTCTTGAGTATATTAAGCAACATTAATTGCCCAAAGGATTGCACATGAAATTAACCACCAACGAAAAACAGAGATGCGTGAAAATGTATGGTAACTCAACTTGCTTTCGTTACATTACTTCTTGTGGTTTCTAGCCGCAGTTAAGAAATCTGAAAATAGAGACTGGGAAATGTCCGAAAAtcatgcataatttatgaacTAAAAACCGCTGTTATGTTTAGAAACCTGTTGGTTTGCTATGAAATATTGATATCCCCAAACGAAAATGAAGAAATGGAAATACTTACTGATTGTTGATTGACTTAAGCGAGTCGCCAGATTGATTTTGGTAGCTCTGGAAATGATATCACCATTTAATCCACTTTTCTTTGGTGCATTTcagtttgattaaaaaataGTTGCAATACCAAAAACAATCTTCATCTACAACCAGTTGGGTGCAATGATGAGTTCGTAttgattttatgttttttattttcctgcaGTGGTTTTTCACGTTGCTGGCCAAAATTTGAACAATGCGCATAATTTTTCACATATGGCAAGTTGATTGATTGGTGAAAGATTTCCGCTTTCATAAACAACAACTTTTACTAATCTCTTCTCGCATGAGCgtgcaaaatgcaattgtgGGGTAGTTGGGAGTATACTTTCGTACTTATCTGTATagccaaatatttatggctGCGTGCCTGTGGGGGCGTGCAGGAAAGAAGAAGacaaaaaaaagcgaaaaaaagaaagcaattgcaacaaattgcacCAAATAATTGAATGCAagcaataaaagtgaaaaatcacCAATGCCAGCAAACACTTTCGTTGCCAAAATCGCTCGTATCGCCGCCGATCGGCAATATccaatccccgccagctgTCACCGGGCAATATGGGAGCATAAATcatcggccacgcccccttcccGCACTGCAACGGGATGGGCGTCAATGCGAGCAAATGGCAGTCGAACGGCGGCAACTGGTTGCTGGTCgtcgagttggccaaaaaggcgcCCAGCAACTTTCACATGCCATTGACATGGCCagcaaaactaaaaagaaaaaaaatatatatgcgaTTGGCGggctgcaagttgcaagttgcacgCT
This Drosophila simulans strain w501 chromosome X, Prin_Dsim_3.1, whole genome shotgun sequence DNA region includes the following protein-coding sequences:
- the LOC6740451 gene encoding ras-related protein RIC1 → MRNYDYLFKILVLGDCGVGKSCLLMRFSDDRFTEKYVCTVGIDFRVRSVEVTGRMVMLQIWDTAGDERFKSLLPSYYRGATGILLVYDITSSKSFRSIDGWLEEIHRMCPESVNVLLVGNKCDDLDNRQVRLEQGFNYANLRAIGFHEVSAKSGANVNDVFNTLSVGIYNRLVLCTPNRLPAGQEAEEDTEDPPDEPIKLAGKDRQKTNDNNTCC